DNA from bacterium:
CTCCATCCGGCGTCAAGACGACCAGCCCCCCGAAAGACTGCCCTGCGGGATTGGAAGGCGAGTTCGAATAACGGGTGATGTACAGGTTTCCCCCGGGTCCCTCGACGATTTCGTTGAAACCGACGCCATGGCCCTCGATGAAGCCGACCTCACCCGTTTCGGGATCGACCCAGCCCAGTTCTTCGAAGTAGGTCGAGTAGTACACACGACCGTTGCTGTGCGCGAGCACGTCCCAGACCGAAGAGCGCACATCCTCAGCCCCTGCGCGCACGAGCAGGGGCGACAGAAAGACTCGGTTCTCCAGATCGAACCGGCCGATCAGGTGGTCGCCAGGTTCGCGTAGATCCGCACTCGAGTCGCCCTGCTCCGCCCACCAGAGTTCCCAGAACGGACTGAGCCCGAAGTAGATCACCCGCCCGTCACTGTCACCGAACCAGGCGGAGTAGTTCTCACTCCCCCGATTCGCGTCCTCAGCCTGAAACACTCCGTCCGGATCGGTGTCGAGAAAGCGACCGTGAACGCAGCCAACCAGGGCGACGCAGATCCATGCGAACCGGAGGCGAGAAGACTTCGGCACGGCGCAACCGTAGCACGCAGCAGATCCGCAACGGACTGCTAAGCTCGGCGCAGTATCATGAGTGACGAGTCGAACTCAGACGAAACCCCTTCGCGCGCGGAGCAGTGGGTCGAAGACATGGCCGCGGCGGGCGAGCCGCATTGGATCGTGCTCGGTTCGATCATCGGGCTGATCGTAGGCGGTTCGCTCCTGCGATCCTGGCTCGGTCTGGAATGGGACGCGACTTCGATTCGCGAAATGGTACTGGGCTTCGGGCTCTGGGGACCGCTCTTGCTGATCGGGTTGCTGGCCATCCGTTTCGTGCTGTTCATTCCATCGATCCTCTTGCTGACAGCCGGTGGACTGGTCTTTGGTGCCGCAACGGGAACGCTCTACGGAGCTCTGGGTCTGACCCTGGCGGGTCTGCTCAAGTTCGGAGTCGTGCACTGGGCGGGAGCCGAGGCGATTCGCGCACACGTACCGCAGCAATACGGCGAGATCATCCGACTGGCGCGCTCCAAGGCAGGGACCGGATTGATCGGCCTGGTCTCGGCCTATCCGGCGGGACCCATCGGCATCGTGCATATCGCCGCTGCGATCGCCGGCATGACGCTTCTCCCATTCACCCTTTCCGTTTTTGCGGGTTCTCTGGTGCGCGCGGGGATCTTCTCGTTCTTCGGCAGCCAACTGGTCGACGGAGATACCTGGCTGTGGAGCGCGGCATTGCTCGTGGCAACGGTCGTGCTACCTCTGGCGTTCAAGCCCAGTCGCGTGTGGTTGCTCAAGATCATGGGATTTGGCGCGCGGGAACAACGGGGCCGGGGGGACACTCAGTAATGCCGATCTTCGATGACGTCAGCGAGCAGATGAAGGAGGCGTTGAAGGCGGGCGAGAAGATCCGCCTTTCGACCCTGCGCAGCATCCGCGCGGCCCTGCTCAATCGCATGAAGGAGGACGGCTCCGATACCGTGTCGGACGAAGAATGCGTGACGCTCATGCGACGACTGGAGAAACAGCGTCGCGAGAGCATCGAAGCCTTCCAGGATGCCGGTCGCGCTGAGCAAGCGGCGGCCGAACGCGATGAACTCGCCATTCTCCAGACCTTCCTGCCCAGCCTGGCAGACGAGACCGCAACGCG
Protein-coding regions in this window:
- a CDS encoding TVP38/TMEM64 family protein — translated: MSDESNSDETPSRAEQWVEDMAAAGEPHWIVLGSIIGLIVGGSLLRSWLGLEWDATSIREMVLGFGLWGPLLLIGLLAIRFVLFIPSILLLTAGGLVFGAATGTLYGALGLTLAGLLKFGVVHWAGAEAIRAHVPQQYGEIIRLARSKAGTGLIGLVSAYPAGPIGIVHIAAAIAGMTLLPFTLSVFAGSLVRAGIFSFFGSQLVDGDTWLWSAALLVATVVLPLAFKPSRVWLLKIMGFGAREQRGRGDTQ
- a CDS encoding GatB/YqeY domain-containing protein, with the protein product MPIFDDVSEQMKEALKAGEKIRLSTLRSIRAALLNRMKEDGSDTVSDEECVTLMRRLEKQRRESIEAFQDAGRAEQAAAERDELAILQTFLPSLADETATRKWVEEAIESSGASSPGDVGRVMGALMKAHKGKIDGALARQIAADLLADPPA